In Oryza sativa Japonica Group chromosome 2, ASM3414082v1, the following are encoded in one genomic region:
- the LOC4328479 gene encoding uncharacterized protein — protein sequence MAYVDHAFSISDEDDLVGGAVGGPRGAPVKEIAFAAALLAFGALGAIGGVLMAANNVGGDRAHGIFFMILGIVMFIPGFYYTRIAYYAYKGYKGFSFSNIPPI from the exons ATGGCGTACGTGGACCACGCCTTCTCCATCTCCGACGAGGacgacctcgtcggcggcgccgtgggGGGCCCCCGCGGCGCGCCCGTCAAGGAGATCGCCTTCGCGGCCGCGCTCCTCGCGTTCGGCGCGCTCGGCGCCATCGGTGGCGTCCTCATGGCCGCCAACAacgtcggcggcgaccgcgcgCACG GAATCTTCTTCATGATTCTGGGTATTGTGATGTTCATCCCTGGGTTCTACTACACAAGAATTGCCTACTATGCTTACAAAGGGTACAAGGGCTTCTCGTTTTCGAACATCCCGCCGATCTAA